One window of the Brevundimonas goettingensis genome contains the following:
- a CDS encoding flagellar basal body P-ring protein FlgI produces the protein MSKRLAVLFAPVLIGLAALTGATAADAQSRIKDIASIEGVRSNQLVGYGLVVGLNGTGDSLRNCPFTRQSLEGMTERLGVNIRGANANSKNMAAIMVTAELPPFSTPGSRIDVAVSSMCDAKSLLGGTLLVTSLQGADGEVYAVAQGSVQTGAVSGGGASGSSVTRGVPTAGRIASGATVERETGFNLDSMPEVRLTLRNPDFTTAQRIAAAINQSFPQSALAENGSVVALRAPAQLGMAGFISRLENIPVAVDAPAKVIIDEVNGVIVMGEAVRISTVAIAQGNLTISVQENPQVSQPAPFSQGQTAVVPSSTVNVEEELGREMRIVNGSTSLSTLVNGLNALGVSPRDMISILQAIKSAGALQAEIEVM, from the coding sequence ATGTCGAAACGTCTTGCCGTCCTCTTCGCTCCCGTCCTGATCGGACTGGCCGCGCTGACGGGCGCGACCGCCGCCGACGCCCAGTCGCGGATCAAGGACATCGCCTCCATCGAGGGCGTTCGCTCCAACCAGCTGGTCGGCTACGGCCTGGTCGTCGGCCTGAACGGCACGGGCGACAGCCTTCGCAACTGCCCCTTCACCCGCCAGTCGCTGGAAGGGATGACCGAGCGCCTCGGCGTCAACATCCGCGGGGCAAACGCCAACTCCAAGAACATGGCGGCCATCATGGTGACGGCCGAGCTGCCGCCCTTCTCGACCCCCGGCTCGCGCATCGACGTCGCCGTCTCCAGCATGTGCGACGCCAAGAGCCTGCTGGGCGGCACCCTGCTGGTCACCAGCCTCCAGGGCGCGGACGGCGAAGTCTATGCGGTGGCGCAAGGCTCGGTTCAGACCGGCGCGGTCTCGGGCGGCGGCGCCTCGGGCTCCTCGGTGACGCGCGGCGTCCCCACCGCCGGCCGCATCGCCTCGGGCGCCACGGTCGAGCGTGAGACCGGCTTCAACCTCGATTCGATGCCCGAGGTTCGCCTGACCCTGCGCAATCCGGACTTCACCACGGCCCAGCGTATCGCCGCCGCCATCAACCAGTCCTTCCCCCAGTCGGCCCTGGCCGAGAACGGCTCGGTCGTCGCCCTGCGCGCCCCGGCCCAGTTGGGCATGGCGGGCTTCATCAGCCGCCTCGAGAACATCCCGGTCGCGGTCGACGCCCCGGCCAAGGTCATCATCGACGAGGTCAACGGCGTCATCGTCATGGGTGAGGCGGTCCGCATCTCCACCGTCGCGATCGCGCAGGGCAATCTGACCATCTCGGTGCAGGAGAACCCGCAGGTCAGCCAGCCGGCGCCCTTCAGCCAGGGCCAGACCGCCGTCGTCCCCTCCTCCACCGTCAATGTGGAAGAAGAGCTCGGCCGCGAGATGCGCATCGTCAACGGCTCGACCTCGCTCTCGACCCTGGTCAACGGCCTGAACGCCCTGGGCGTCTCGCCGCGCGACATGATCTCCATCCTCCAGGCCATCAAGTCGGCCGGCGCCCTCCAGGCTGAAATCGAGGTCATGTGA
- a CDS encoding flagellar assembly protein FliX has translation MKVTGPTGPTSSSGARSTKAAGGFSLSQTGGSAPATAAASASSASGVAGLSALMALQGVESATERRRRSIRRGRGLLDRLDELKLAMLGGDNDAEALERLSRSLREERPEDTPEAQNEGLSGLLDQIDLRAAVELAKAEVRRNAP, from the coding sequence ATGAAGGTCACCGGCCCCACAGGCCCGACGTCGTCGTCCGGCGCCCGCTCCACCAAGGCTGCGGGCGGCTTCAGCCTGTCCCAGACGGGGGGCTCGGCGCCCGCCACGGCGGCGGCCTCGGCCTCCAGCGCAAGCGGTGTCGCAGGGCTCTCGGCCCTGATGGCCCTGCAGGGCGTCGAGAGCGCGACCGAGCGCCGGCGTCGGTCGATTCGGCGCGGAAGGGGCCTGCTGGACCGGCTTGACGAGCTCAAATTGGCGATGCTGGGCGGCGACAATGACGCCGAAGCCCTGGAGCGCCTGAGCCGGTCGCTGCGCGAAGAGCGGCCCGAGGATACACCTGAAGCGCAAAACGAGGGTCTCAGTGGTCTGCTGGATCAGATCGATCTGCGCGCGGCGGTTGAACTGGCCAAGGCCGAAGTTCGCCGCAACGCACCATAA
- the dksA gene encoding RNA polymerase-binding protein DksA → MNAVASITAEEPVAYRPSDDEPFMNERQLAYFKHKLMAWRDDILRESKGTVINLKAETENHPDLVDRASSESDRALELRTRDRQRKLISKIEDALRRIEDGSYGYCEDTGEPIGLGRLEARPTATLSVEAQERHERRERVHRDD, encoded by the coding sequence ATGAACGCAGTTGCGTCCATAACTGCCGAAGAGCCGGTCGCGTACCGGCCTTCCGACGACGAGCCGTTCATGAACGAACGGCAGCTGGCCTATTTCAAGCACAAGTTGATGGCCTGGCGGGATGATATCCTGCGTGAGTCCAAGGGTACGGTCATCAATCTGAAGGCCGAGACCGAGAACCATCCGGACCTTGTCGATCGGGCCTCGTCCGAATCCGACCGGGCGCTGGAGCTTCGCACCCGCGACCGCCAGCGCAAGCTGATCTCCAAGATCGAGGACGCCCTGCGTCGGATCGAGGACGGCTCGTACGGCTATTGCGAGGACACCGGCGAACCGATCGGCCTGGGCCGACTGGAAGCCCGCCCGACGGCGACCCTGTCGGTCGAGGCCCAGGAACGCCACGAGCGCCGCGAACGCGTCCACCGCGACGACTGA
- a CDS encoding type II toxin-antitoxin system VapC family toxin: MVDASALVAILLNEPEADAFKEFLLAETDIRLSPVGYWEAATRLRGLRGEQGVAELDIVIEHLAVRITAATDLTSRLACDAEKTFGKRTPARLNMGDCFAYALARELDAPLLYKGADFNQTDIQAALIA; this comes from the coding sequence GTGGTCGACGCTTCCGCTCTCGTCGCCATCCTGCTGAACGAGCCCGAAGCCGACGCCTTCAAGGAGTTTCTGCTGGCCGAGACCGACATCCGGCTTTCGCCCGTCGGATATTGGGAGGCGGCCACGCGACTGCGCGGCCTGCGGGGCGAACAAGGCGTCGCCGAGCTCGATATCGTCATCGAGCATCTGGCCGTCCGGATCACCGCGGCGACCGATCTGACGTCGCGCCTCGCCTGCGACGCGGAGAAGACGTTCGGCAAACGCACCCCGGCCAGGCTCAACATGGGCGACTGCTTCGCCTATGCCCTGGCACGGGAGCTGGACGCGCCCCTGCTCTACAAGGGCGCGGACTTCAACCAGACGGATATTCAGGCGGCTTTGATCGCTTGA
- a CDS encoding type II toxin-antitoxin system VapB family antitoxin codes for MNAPVQIRKPEVAERLRELARLEGKSITDLVEEMVRERDARLVASREADIAERRRGVEEAVRRFNALPVVGPLLTDDDFYDDDGMPK; via the coding sequence ATGAACGCCCCCGTCCAGATCCGGAAGCCCGAAGTCGCGGAACGCCTGCGCGAACTCGCTCGCCTCGAAGGCAAGTCCATCACCGACCTGGTCGAGGAGATGGTGCGCGAGCGCGACGCGCGTCTGGTCGCTAGCCGGGAGGCGGACATCGCCGAACGTCGACGGGGGGTTGAGGAGGCGGTGAGGCGCTTCAACGCCCTGCCCGTCGTCGGGCCGTTGCTGACCGACGACGACTTCTACGACGACGACGGGATGCCGAAGTGA
- the gltX gene encoding glutamate--tRNA ligase: MSVKVRFAPSPTGKLHVGNVRTALVNWMFAKGQGGSFVLRIDDTDLARSTAEFEQGIEDDLTWLGMLWDERYNQSKRFDRYEEAAARLKASGRLYPAYETGEELDRRRKVQLARGLPPIYDRAALSLTDEDKAAFEAEGRKPHWRFKLEGKRVAWEDLARGHAEVDTASMSDPVLIREDGLFLYTLPSVVDDIDMGITHVIRGEDHVTNTGAQIEIFEALGGPTPGFAHMPLLVGEDGSALSKRLGSLSISEMRDLGYEPIAITSHLGRIGTSDPLEVGASVEALGESFAFTKMGRSPARYDTADLDRLNAQALHAMDYATAQPRLEALGVDLGEAFWAVVRPNLQKFADVVELAKIVRGPVTPVVEDAAFAAAALELLPETIDETAWSAWTTAIKDKTGAKGKALFMPLRLILTGQPHGPDMAAIVPLIGRERMIQRLKGETA, translated from the coding sequence ATGTCCGTCAAGGTCCGTTTCGCTCCGTCGCCCACCGGCAAGCTGCACGTCGGCAATGTCCGCACGGCTCTGGTCAACTGGATGTTCGCGAAAGGGCAGGGCGGTTCGTTCGTGCTGCGCATCGACGACACCGACCTGGCGCGTTCGACGGCCGAGTTCGAACAGGGGATCGAGGACGACCTGACCTGGCTGGGGATGCTCTGGGACGAGCGCTACAACCAGTCCAAGCGTTTCGACCGCTATGAGGAGGCCGCCGCGCGGCTGAAGGCCTCGGGCCGTCTGTATCCCGCCTATGAGACCGGCGAGGAGCTGGATCGCCGCCGCAAGGTGCAACTGGCTCGCGGCCTGCCGCCGATCTACGACCGCGCGGCCCTGAGCCTGACCGATGAAGATAAGGCGGCCTTCGAGGCCGAGGGCCGCAAGCCGCACTGGCGCTTCAAGCTGGAGGGCAAGCGCGTCGCCTGGGAAGATCTGGCGCGCGGCCATGCCGAGGTCGACACGGCCTCGATGTCCGACCCGGTGCTGATCCGCGAGGACGGCCTGTTCCTCTACACCCTGCCGTCGGTGGTCGACGACATCGACATGGGCATCACCCACGTGATCCGCGGCGAGGACCACGTCACCAACACGGGCGCCCAGATCGAGATCTTCGAAGCTCTGGGCGGTCCCACGCCCGGCTTCGCCCATATGCCGCTGCTGGTCGGCGAGGACGGCTCGGCCCTGTCCAAGCGCCTGGGCTCGCTGTCGATCTCCGAAATGCGCGACCTGGGCTATGAGCCGATCGCCATCACCAGCCATCTGGGCCGGATCGGCACTTCTGATCCGCTGGAAGTCGGCGCCTCGGTCGAAGCTCTGGGCGAAAGCTTCGCCTTCACCAAGATGGGCCGGTCGCCGGCGCGCTACGACACCGCCGATCTGGACCGTCTGAACGCCCAGGCCCTGCACGCCATGGACTATGCGACGGCCCAGCCGCGCCTCGAGGCCCTGGGCGTCGATCTGGGCGAGGCCTTCTGGGCTGTCGTGCGCCCGAACCTGCAGAAATTCGCCGACGTCGTGGAGCTGGCCAAGATCGTCCGGGGCCCGGTGACGCCGGTGGTCGAGGACGCGGCCTTCGCAGCCGCCGCCCTGGAACTGCTGCCCGAGACCATCGACGAGACCGCCTGGTCGGCCTGGACGACGGCGATCAAGGACAAGACCGGCGCCAAAGGCAAGGCCTTGTTCATGCCGCTGCGGCTGATCCTGACCGGCCAGCCGCATGGGCCGGACATGGCGGCCATCGTTCCGCTGATCGGCCGCGAGCGGATGATCCAGCGCCTGAAGGGCGAGACGGCCTGA
- a CDS encoding CC_3452 family protein, translated as MRALVLAAALFAAAPALADTPATSLTLADASKAPAATLIIDGASWRCDGASCTATGGANQPAPRACRRVVARVGQVSAFSYKGVALSAEQLATCNAA; from the coding sequence ATGCGCGCTCTCGTGCTCGCGGCCGCCCTGTTCGCCGCCGCCCCTGCCCTGGCCGACACCCCGGCCACCAGCCTGACCCTCGCCGACGCCTCCAAGGCTCCGGCCGCCACCCTGATCATCGACGGCGCCTCGTGGCGCTGCGACGGCGCCTCGTGCACCGCCACGGGCGGCGCCAACCAGCCGGCCCCGCGCGCCTGCCGCCGCGTCGTGGCCCGCGTCGGTCAGGTCAGCGCCTTCTCCTACAAGGGCGTCGCCCTCAGCGCCGAACAACTGGCGACCTGCAACGCCGCTTAA
- a CDS encoding LOG family protein, with translation MSLPATAIAPFDGKSVCLFCGSAPGNDPAYIQAATDFGAATARAGWRLVYGGGGVGLMGASARAAHEAGGRVVGIMPAFLRSRERLFDDVETIVVTSMHERKTLMYDQSDAFVVAPGGVGTLEEVIELLSWKRLDLHHKPIIFLNIDGFWQPLLAVLEDSVARGFSPPSFLQAYSVADTVEDAIEMLVRGDAPVVQHDQR, from the coding sequence ATGTCCCTGCCCGCCACCGCCATCGCCCCCTTCGACGGCAAGTCCGTCTGCCTGTTCTGCGGCTCGGCCCCCGGCAACGATCCCGCCTACATCCAGGCCGCGACGGATTTCGGCGCGGCGACGGCCCGCGCCGGCTGGCGCCTGGTCTATGGCGGCGGCGGCGTCGGCCTGATGGGCGCCTCCGCACGCGCCGCGCATGAGGCCGGCGGCCGCGTCGTCGGCATCATGCCGGCCTTCCTGCGCAGCCGCGAACGGCTGTTCGACGACGTCGAGACCATCGTCGTCACCTCCATGCATGAGCGCAAGACGCTGATGTACGACCAGTCCGACGCCTTCGTCGTCGCCCCCGGCGGGGTCGGCACGCTCGAGGAGGTCATCGAGCTGTTGTCCTGGAAGCGGCTGGACCTGCACCACAAGCCGATCATCTTCCTGAACATCGACGGCTTCTGGCAGCCCCTGCTCGCCGTGCTGGAGGACAGCGTCGCCCGCGGCTTCAGCCCGCCCTCCTTCCTCCAGGCCTACAGCGTCGCCGACACGGTCGAGGACGCCATCGAGATGCTGGTCCGGGGCGATGCGCCTGTCGTGCAACATGATCAGAGATAA
- a CDS encoding NAD(P)/FAD-dependent oxidoreductase, protein MEITEDTKVLIIGAGHAGGSAAALLRQYGFAGKIVLAGTENAPPYQRPPLSKAWLKGEADLDALLLRPESFYAEQQIDLRTGVTANAIDPAGKTVTFEDGAVEPWDILILATGSVARKLPIPGADRPELIELRTLEDAERLKAALGPGKRMAVVGGGYVGLEAAASARKLGAEVVVLERMDRVLQRVASETLSTFFTDHHRAHGVEIRTGAEVSGFEEGGVRLADGELIPADVILVGVGAMACDALAGAAGLSCDNGVVVDEAARTSNPSIFAIGDMTHRPIPAMGGRVMRLESVPNALEQAKQAASAITGRPAPAPEVPWFWSDQYEIKLQIAGLPFDADRQIVRGDLPEGRFAVFHLAGDRVVCVEAVNAPPEFMAGRLLIGRGTPVDPAKLADPAVSMKEVAA, encoded by the coding sequence GTGGAAATTACCGAAGATACAAAGGTCCTGATCATCGGCGCGGGCCACGCGGGCGGCTCTGCGGCGGCCCTCCTTCGCCAGTACGGGTTCGCGGGGAAAATCGTCCTCGCCGGGACGGAAAACGCCCCGCCCTATCAGCGCCCGCCCCTGTCCAAGGCCTGGTTGAAGGGCGAGGCCGACCTCGACGCCCTGTTGCTGCGCCCCGAAAGCTTCTACGCCGAACAGCAGATCGACCTGCGCACCGGCGTCACCGCCAACGCCATCGACCCGGCCGGCAAGACCGTGACCTTCGAGGACGGCGCGGTCGAACCCTGGGACATTCTCATCCTCGCCACCGGATCGGTGGCCCGCAAACTGCCCATCCCCGGTGCCGACCGGCCCGAACTGATCGAGCTGCGCACGCTTGAGGACGCAGAACGGCTGAAAGCCGCCCTCGGTCCCGGCAAGCGCATGGCCGTGGTCGGCGGCGGCTATGTCGGGCTGGAGGCCGCCGCCTCGGCCCGCAAACTGGGCGCCGAGGTCGTGGTGCTGGAGCGGATGGACCGGGTGCTCCAGCGGGTGGCCTCCGAGACCCTGTCGACCTTCTTCACCGATCACCACCGCGCGCACGGCGTCGAGATCCGCACCGGCGCCGAGGTCTCGGGCTTCGAAGAGGGCGGCGTCCGCCTCGCCGACGGCGAGCTGATCCCCGCCGATGTCATCCTGGTGGGCGTGGGGGCAATGGCCTGCGACGCCCTGGCCGGCGCCGCCGGCCTGAGCTGCGACAACGGAGTCGTGGTGGACGAAGCCGCCCGCACCTCCAATCCCTCCATCTTCGCCATCGGCGACATGACCCATCGGCCGATCCCGGCCATGGGCGGTCGGGTCATGCGGCTGGAAAGCGTGCCCAACGCCCTGGAACAGGCCAAACAAGCGGCGAGCGCCATCACCGGCCGCCCGGCCCCGGCGCCAGAGGTTCCGTGGTTCTGGTCCGACCAGTATGAGATCAAGCTCCAGATCGCCGGCCTGCCCTTCGACGCCGACCGCCAGATCGTGCGCGGTGATCTCCCTGAGGGCCGTTTCGCCGTCTTCCACCTTGCCGGCGACAGGGTCGTCTGCGTCGAGGCCGTCAACGCCCCGCCCGAGTTCATGGCCGGCCGCCTGCTGATCGGCCGCGGCACCCCGGTCGATCCCGCCAAACTGGCCGATCCCGCCGTCTCGATGAAGGAGGTCGCGGCTTGA
- a CDS encoding pectinesterase family protein, translated as MTSVVSRRLILGALAASGLASAARAAPAGFDAAVVKPSQGRAPAGAAVYPDLTSAIAAAPADGARPFRIWIGPGIHEGQVVVDKPFVRLIGASRTGSVINHLAASGLAGPDGRNWGTTRSATLFVRAADFRAENLTLNNAFEGLAEMTKLGGLRSHDGAGPQGVALMLDRGSERSVIRDCDILGYQDTLFANVGTALFERCLIVGSYDFIFGAGRVWFEGCEIRSRPRPGETTDKLDQGYIVAPSTPIDQPFGFVFHRCRLTKEAGTARASVFLGRPWRPTTAFPDGRYGDPRFVAAASYLDCWMDDHIAPEGWTEMWFTGRDGNPRTMLQPEDVRFSTHGSYGPGAAAFARGRTLSDSEAAAITRAAVIRDLR; from the coding sequence ATGACCTCCGTCGTTTCCCGCCGTCTGATCCTCGGAGCGCTCGCCGCGAGCGGCCTGGCGTCAGCCGCCCGGGCCGCGCCTGCGGGCTTCGACGCGGCGGTCGTGAAGCCCAGTCAGGGGAGGGCGCCCGCCGGCGCGGCCGTCTATCCCGACCTGACCTCGGCCATCGCGGCGGCGCCGGCCGACGGGGCGCGGCCGTTCCGGATCTGGATCGGGCCGGGGATCCATGAGGGTCAGGTCGTGGTCGACAAGCCGTTCGTGCGTCTCATCGGGGCCAGTCGGACCGGCTCCGTGATCAACCATCTGGCCGCCTCGGGACTGGCGGGACCGGACGGGCGGAACTGGGGCACGACGCGGTCGGCGACCCTGTTCGTGCGGGCGGCGGATTTTCGCGCCGAAAACCTGACCCTCAACAACGCCTTCGAAGGCCTGGCGGAGATGACGAAGTTGGGCGGCCTGCGCTCGCACGACGGGGCGGGGCCGCAAGGCGTGGCCCTGATGCTGGACCGGGGCTCGGAGCGCAGCGTGATCCGCGACTGCGACATCCTCGGCTATCAGGACACCCTGTTCGCCAATGTCGGGACGGCCCTGTTCGAGCGCTGCCTGATCGTCGGCAGCTATGACTTCATCTTCGGCGCGGGGCGGGTCTGGTTCGAGGGCTGCGAAATCCGGTCGCGGCCGCGCCCGGGCGAGACGACGGACAAGCTGGATCAGGGCTATATCGTCGCGCCCAGCACCCCGATCGACCAGCCGTTCGGCTTCGTCTTTCATCGCTGCCGGCTGACGAAGGAGGCGGGGACGGCGAGGGCTTCGGTCTTCCTCGGGCGGCCCTGGCGGCCGACGACGGCCTTCCCGGACGGGCGCTACGGCGATCCACGCTTCGTGGCGGCGGCCAGCTATCTCGACTGCTGGATGGACGACCATATCGCGCCGGAGGGCTGGACCGAGATGTGGTTCACGGGCCGCGACGGCAATCCGCGCACCATGCTTCAGCCCGAGGACGTGCGCTTCTCCACCCATGGCTCTTATGGGCCGGGCGCGGCGGCCTTCGCGCGAGGCCGGACCCTGAGCGATTCCGAGGCTGCCGCGATCACCCGCGCGGCCGTGATCCGCGACCTGCGCTAG
- the pelA gene encoding pectate lyase — protein MAVLKGLAAASLIASVAGAGGALAQAAAPVPQAQTASPDQATLATMTPEQLRAQAQARIANPNRPTGWWAETVSQQPDAWYRTPEGLTMTANILSWQDSTGGWPLMNTTRELNRGDPAQAGPWGSDGALIKATVNEMRFLARAYRATGDARDLAAVRRGLGFILMYQYPTGGWPHSVPPPEGYERYATFNDDMIVDVMTLLGEVANGGDFASLPEADRQAAKGAFDKALDFILKTQIVVDGKRTAWAQQYDEVTLEPRAARRFEPVAISGGESVGVLLLLMSLDHPSPEVRRAVREGADWFDRSRLSGIRFVRENGDGLVRSDPDAPPLWARYYEIGTNRPIFAGRDGIIRYDLAEVEQERRGGYGWYSPAGAQVLTAYAQWRQAHPQQ, from the coding sequence ATGGCTGTTCTGAAGGGGCTCGCCGCCGCCTCGCTCATTGCCAGTGTGGCGGGGGCGGGCGGGGCGCTGGCTCAGGCCGCCGCGCCCGTACCGCAGGCCCAAACGGCCTCGCCTGATCAGGCCACGCTCGCGACCATGACGCCCGAGCAGTTGCGGGCCCAGGCCCAGGCGCGGATCGCCAATCCCAACCGCCCGACCGGCTGGTGGGCGGAGACGGTGAGCCAGCAGCCGGACGCCTGGTACCGCACGCCCGAGGGGCTGACGATGACGGCCAACATCCTGTCCTGGCAGGACTCGACCGGCGGCTGGCCCCTGATGAACACCACGCGCGAGCTCAACCGGGGCGACCCGGCGCAGGCGGGGCCGTGGGGGAGCGACGGCGCCCTGATCAAGGCGACGGTCAACGAGATGCGGTTTCTGGCCCGGGCGTATCGCGCCACCGGCGACGCCAGGGATCTGGCCGCCGTGCGTCGGGGGCTGGGTTTTATCCTGATGTATCAATACCCGACCGGCGGCTGGCCCCATTCCGTGCCGCCGCCTGAGGGCTATGAACGCTACGCCACCTTCAATGACGACATGATCGTGGACGTGATGACCTTGCTGGGCGAGGTCGCGAACGGCGGCGATTTCGCCAGCCTGCCCGAGGCCGACAGGCAGGCGGCGAAGGGAGCCTTCGACAAGGCGCTCGACTTCATCCTCAAGACCCAGATCGTCGTCGACGGCAAACGCACCGCCTGGGCCCAGCAGTATGACGAGGTCACGCTGGAGCCGCGCGCGGCCCGCCGCTTCGAGCCCGTCGCCATCTCGGGCGGGGAGAGTGTCGGCGTCCTGCTGCTGCTGATGAGCCTCGACCATCCGTCGCCCGAGGTCCGGCGCGCGGTCCGCGAGGGCGCCGACTGGTTCGACCGGAGCCGGCTCAGCGGTATCCGTTTCGTGCGCGAGAACGGCGACGGCCTGGTGCGGTCCGACCCCGACGCCCCGCCGCTGTGGGCGCGCTATTATGAGATCGGGACCAACCGGCCGATCTTCGCCGGGCGCGACGGGATCATCCGCTATGACCTCGCCGAGGTCGAGCAGGAGCGGCGCGGCGGCTATGGCTGGTACAGCCCGGCCGGGGCGCAGGTGCTGACGGCTTACGCCCAATGGCGTCAGGCCCATCCCCAACAGTGA
- a CDS encoding carboxylesterase/lipase family protein, with the protein MADLDRRSLLAAAGATAALTAPGLALAQSAPIARTAHGRVSGYRNGDILGFKGIPYGADTAETRFAAPKPPRSWRGVKACTAFGPMAPQPASGANSGYLPDRAFTTDDTSEDMLKLNVWTPGLDGKRRPVLVWIHGGGFINFSANSDLYDGTHLAAFGDAVVVSMNHRLNSFGYLYLAELGPESERGEFADSGNTGMLDLVLMLQWVRDNIAAFGGDPDCVTIWGQSGGGAKCSVLMAMPAARGLFHRVMTMSGQQVTVTPPEMATETARKILTQAGVSTPAELKRLTRDQLIAASRGVYYGPVLDGRSLTRHPFEPDATPLSADVPLIMGNTHDETRLLIGPSDPALFDLKWEDVPAKLTRAIQSYMGQMSPEAVTAWYRDKYPAYSPSEVFFAATTALRSWRAQIIQADRRAVQPGASTWVYQFDWKSPAMGGKWGAPHCADIPFYFRNTREMPTMTGGGEDTLALAETMSTALLNFARTGNPNGAGVPDWPKYDSPGRVTMQWDTVSRATPDPRGEERRLVGLIPYRQPGT; encoded by the coding sequence ATGGCTGATCTCGATCGCCGCAGCCTGCTGGCCGCCGCCGGAGCCACGGCCGCCCTGACCGCGCCGGGTCTGGCCTTGGCCCAGAGCGCGCCAATCGCCCGCACCGCCCACGGACGCGTCAGCGGCTATCGCAATGGCGACATCCTCGGCTTCAAGGGCATTCCCTATGGCGCGGACACGGCCGAGACCCGGTTCGCGGCGCCGAAGCCGCCCCGATCCTGGCGCGGCGTGAAAGCCTGCACCGCCTTCGGGCCCATGGCGCCCCAGCCGGCCAGCGGGGCCAACAGCGGCTATCTGCCCGACCGCGCCTTCACCACCGACGATACCTCGGAGGACATGCTGAAGCTGAACGTCTGGACCCCCGGTCTGGACGGGAAGAGGCGGCCGGTTCTGGTCTGGATCCACGGCGGCGGCTTCATCAACTTCTCGGCCAACAGCGACCTCTACGACGGGACCCATCTGGCGGCGTTTGGGGATGCGGTGGTGGTGTCGATGAACCACCGGCTGAACAGCTTCGGCTATCTGTATCTGGCGGAATTGGGCCCAGAATCCGAGCGTGGGGAGTTCGCGGACTCCGGCAACACCGGCATGCTCGACCTCGTCCTGATGCTGCAGTGGGTCAGGGACAATATCGCGGCGTTCGGGGGCGATCCGGACTGCGTCACCATCTGGGGCCAGTCGGGCGGCGGGGCCAAATGCTCGGTGCTGATGGCCATGCCGGCGGCGCGCGGCCTGTTCCACCGGGTCATGACCATGAGCGGCCAGCAGGTCACGGTCACCCCGCCCGAGATGGCGACCGAGACGGCGCGCAAGATCCTGACCCAGGCCGGAGTCTCGACCCCCGCCGAGCTCAAGCGACTGACCAGGGACCAGCTGATCGCGGCGAGCCGCGGTGTCTACTACGGTCCGGTGCTGGACGGGCGCAGCCTGACGCGCCACCCGTTCGAGCCCGACGCCACGCCCCTGTCGGCCGATGTGCCCCTGATCATGGGCAATACCCATGATGAGACCCGGCTGCTGATCGGCCCCTCCGACCCGGCCCTGTTCGACCTGAAGTGGGAGGATGTACCCGCGAAACTGACCCGGGCAATCCAGTCCTACATGGGCCAGATGTCGCCGGAGGCGGTGACCGCCTGGTATCGCGACAAATACCCGGCCTATTCGCCGTCCGAGGTCTTCTTCGCCGCGACCACGGCCCTGCGCTCGTGGCGGGCCCAAATCATCCAGGCGGACCGGCGGGCGGTGCAGCCGGGCGCCTCGACCTGGGTCTATCAGTTCGACTGGAAGAGCCCGGCCATGGGCGGCAAATGGGGCGCGCCCCACTGCGCCGACATCCCCTTCTACTTCCGCAACACCCGTGAAATGCCGACCATGACGGGGGGCGGGGAGGATACCCTGGCCCTGGCCGAGACCATGTCGACCGCCCTGCTGAACTTCGCCCGCACGGGAAATCCGAACGGGGCGGGGGTTCCGGACTGGCCGAAGTATGACTCGCCGGGGCGGGTGACCATGCAGTGGGACACCGTCAGCCGGGCCACGCCCGATCCGCGCGGCGAGGAGCGGCGGTTGGTCGGACTGATCCCCTATCGGCAACCCGGCACCTAG